A window of the Ostrea edulis chromosome 1, xbOstEdul1.1, whole genome shotgun sequence genome harbors these coding sequences:
- the LOC125660412 gene encoding inositol monophosphatase 1-like: MSDHSLTEYLNTAQEVARKAGEMVKEAFYKEKDLMTKESYADIVTETDQAVEKLIISLLHEKYPTHQFIGEESTAEGKKVEWTDAPTWIIDPIDGTANFVHSIPQTCVCIGLSINKQMVVGVVHLPITGQTYFASKGGGAYCNSQRITVSKVKDLKKSVVITEAGNSRDPKILSTKMNNVHRVVEASHGVRMFGSAAVNMCTVAEGKGEVYFEYGIHIWDFAAAGIIFTEAGGVLIDPSGGDVDFLSRRVLAACNRDIADQLSPVLTHIEFDQD, translated from the exons ATGTCGGATCATTCCTTAACTGAATATCTCAATACAGCACAGGAAGTGGCCAGAAAGGCAGGGGAG ATGGTCAAGGAAGCGTTTTACAAGGAGAAAGACCTTATGACCAAAGAATCTTACGCAGACATTGTCACAGAAACGGATCAAGCTGTAGAGAAACTCATCATATCCTTACTGCACGAAAAGTACCCAACCCATCA GTTCATCGGAGAGGAGTCAACAGCAGAAGGAAAGAAAGTGGAATGGACAGATGCACCGACTTGGATCATTGACCCCATTGATGGAACAGCCAATTTTGTACACAGCATTCCTCAAACTTGTGTCTGTATTGGTCTGTCTATCAATAAACAG ATGGTGGTGGGCGTGGTCCATCTTCCTATTACGGGACAAACATACTTTGCATCCAAAGGGGGAGGAGCTTATTGTAACAGTCAGAGAATAACAGTGTCCAAGGTTAAAG ATCTTAAGAAGTCTGTTGTTATTACTGAGGCTGGGAATTCTAGAGACCCCAAGATTCTGTCAACCAAAATGAACAACGTCCACAGGGTAGTGGAAGCCTCGCACGG GGTGAGGATGTTTGGGTCTGCAGCGGTCAATATGTGTACAGTGGCTGAGGGAAAAGGAGAGGTGTATTTTGAGTACGGAATTCATATTTGGGACTTTGCTGCAGCTGGGATCATATTTACGGAGGCGGGGGGTGTTTTAATAGACCCCTCAG GAGGAGATGTTGATTTCCTGAGCAGACGGGTTTTGGCCGCCTGTAATCGAGACATTGCTGACCAGTTATCTCCAGTTCTCACTCACATAGAATTTGATCAAGATTAG
- the LOC125660429 gene encoding deubiquitinase OTUD6B-like, with product MDITDTQEDLLQRHKQEKKELLSQITKLKHSISKGDKKGKKAVQEQISQLEKDLQERHDREVREAEEQQASLKIESDNKEQTTGLDNKISGMVEDLNLENSDQETSHQESKKISKAQKRRNKKAEADKKRQEEIAQQEIENETGARNMEFQKLRDLLKEQELQIFEITSDGNCMYNAIAHQVNKVGRQTDCKQLRQQAANYMRENAEDFLPFLTTESGDIFTDSDFDKYCCDLETTTVWGGHLEIKALSHVLNQPIRVLQSDGPMVTQGEDCHGDPVTLVYHRHAFGLGEHYNSVEALQESVDT from the exons ATGGATATCACTGACACCCAAGAAGACCTTCTTCAACGTCATAAGCAAGAGAAGAAAGAACTACTAAGCCAGATCACAAAACTCAAACACAGCATTTCCAAGGGGGACAAGAAAGGGAAGAAAGCTGTCCAGGAGCAGATTAGTCAGCTGGAGAAAGATCTACAGGAAAGACATGACAGAGAGGTTAGGGAGGCCGAGGAACAGCAGGCCTCACTAAAAATAGAATCAGACAACAAGGAACAGACAACAGGGTTAGACAACAAG ATCTCTGGAATGGTGGAGGACTTAAACCTCGAAAATTCAGACCAAGAGACATCTCACCAAGAGTCTAAGAAAATCTCCAAGGCCCAGAAGCGACGGAACAAAAAGGCTGAAGCTGACAAGAAGAGACAGGAAGAAATCGCACAGCAGGAAATAGAAAATGAAACTGGTGCCAGAAACATGGAGTTTCAAAAGCTGCGAGACTTGCTAAAAGAGCAGGAGTTACAGATCTTTGAAATCACATCTGATGGGAACTGCATGTACAATGCGATTGCACACCAGGTCAACAAAGTCGGACGACAGACAGACTGTAAACAACTCAGACAACAGGCCGCCAACTACATGAGGG AAAATGCTGAAGACTTCCTGCCATTTTTAACAACAGAGAGTGGGGACATTTTCACTGACtctgattttgataaatattgttGTGATTTAGAAACTACTACAGTGTGGGGAGGCCATCTAGAAATCAAAGCCCTGTCACATGTTctcaatcaaccaatcagagtGCTGCAGAGTGATGGTCCAATGGTAACTCAAGGGGAAGATTGCCATGGTGATCCTGTGACACTTGTATATCACAGACATGCTTTTGGTCTTGGAGAGCATTATAATTCTGTTGAAGCCTTACAAGAGTCGGTGGATACCTAG
- the LOC125660451 gene encoding transmembrane protein 192-like, with amino-acid sequence MVSLGSDSRQTGGYFFHDHGSVQDSDRDELLSEAPSLSDTIDPPYRKIHTTWTAGLEIVVIVVAEVCMFVVPLQGICNKSVCANLSFVCYTHGGLWFLMLLFDFIYQIQHSRNRKLGYLEFYRKTRNIRRMPLLINSGANALLVIVVCLRLDSVTSNTDQRLALQIGISLEMVAILVFLIWYLVLSITFNNRQAGPDVVREDLMNSFMQTSVSSEIGYKDDSYSDQVLERQADMIRYLKQHNAQLGKRLLVLTEENNMLKSNR; translated from the exons ATGGTTAGCTTGGGGTCAGATTCGCGACAGACAGGG GGCTATTTTTTCCATGACCACGGCAGTGTCCAGGACAGTGACCGTGATGAATTACTTTCTGAAGCTCCCTCCCTTTCTGACACTATTGACCCACCTTACAGaaaaattcacacaacatggacTGCTGGGCTGGAGATTGTAGTCATT GTTGTGGCAGAAGTTTGTATGTTTGTGGTTCCATTACAAGGGATATGTAACAAGTCCGTCTGTGCCAACCTTTCCTTCGTCTGCTACACACATGGAGGCCTGTGGTTCCTCATGCTGCTGTTTGATTTCATCTATCAAATTCAACACAGCAGGAACAGGAAACTGGGATACCTGGAATTTTACAGGAAAACTCGCAACATCAGACGGATGCCGTTACTGATCAATTCTGGAG CTAATGCCTTGTTGGTGATTGTTGTCTGTTTACGTCTTGATTCTGTGACCAGCAACACAGACCAGAGACTTGCTCTACAGATCGGAATCTCATTAGAAATGGtggccatcttggttttcttaaTATGGTACTTAG TGCTGTCCATAACCTTTAACAACAGACAAGCAGGACCAGATGTTGTCAGAGAGGATCTCATGAACAGCTTCATGCAAACCAGCGTCTCCTCAGAAATAGGATACAA AGATGACAGTTATTCTGATCAAGTTCTTGAGAGACAGGCAGACATGATTCGTTACCTAAAACAACACAATGCACAGCTGGGAAAACGACTTCTGGTCCTGACAGAGGAAAATAACATGCTGAAATCAAACCGTTGA